A window of Kribbella sp. NBC_00382 genomic DNA:
AAGGCAAATCCACATCTGGATGCCTGACAGTCGAGCTTGACCTAGAGCTGGCTCTAACTCGTAGTGTCGAAGACATGAGCACTTCACAGCACAAGATCGGCTCGGGCTTCGGCCATGGCACCAAGGCGGACGAGGTCCTCGAGGGCATCGACCTGACCGGCAAGCTCGCGCTCGTCACCGGCGGCTACTCGGGCATCGGGATCGAGACCACTCGCGCCCTGGCCAAGGCGGGCGCGCAGGTCGTAGTACCGGCCCGACGACCCGACGCGGCTCAGGAAGCGCTCTCTGACATCCCCGGCGTGGAGGTCGGCGAGCTGGATCTTGCCGACCTGGCGAGTGTGGAGTCCTTCGCCTCGGGCTTCCTCGCGTCCGGGCGGTCGATCGACATCCAGATCAACAACGCGGCCGTGATGGCCAACCCGGAGACGCGGGTCGGGCCCGGCTGGGAATCGCAGTTCGCCACCAACCACCTTGGGCACTTCGCGTTGACCAACCGGTTGTGGCCGGCCCTCGCCGCCGACGGTGGGGCGCGCGTGGTGGCGCTGTCGTCGTCGGGGCACCGGCGGTCGGACATCCGGTGGGACGACCCGCAGTTCACCCAGGGCTACGAGAAGTGGGCGGCGTACGGGCAGGCGAAGACGGCGAACTCGCTGTTCGCGATCCAGCTCGATGCTTTGGGCAAGGATTCCGGCGTACGGGCGTTCGCTGTGCATCCGGGCGGGATCCTGACGCCGCTGCAGCGGCACCTGCAGCGTGAGGAGATGGTCGGCTTCGGATGGATCGATGAGGAGGGCAACCCGGCGCGTCCGGATGTGTTCAAGACTCCGGAAGGCGGCGCCTCGACCTCGGTCTGGGCGGCCACTTCGCCGCAGCTCGACGGCCAGGGCGGAGTCTTCTGCGAGGACTGCGAGATCGCGGAGCTGTCGACGGACGACGCTCCTGGAGTACGGCCGTACGCCGTCGATCCCGCGTCGGCCGCCCGGCTATGGACCCTGTCCGCCGAGCTCACCGGCGTGAACGCCTTCAAGTAATCTGACCGCATCATCACATCAACCATCGTCAGCACCCTCCGCGCCGCCGGCTGCGTCTTCGCCGAGGACGAGGCGGACCTGCTGATCGCCGCAGCCCGCGACGACGCCGAACTCGCCCACCTGGTCGAGCAACGCGTCGCCGGGCTGCCCATCGAACACATCGTCGGCTACGCAGACTTCTGCGGCCTGCGCATCCTCGTCGACCCCGGCGTCTTCGTCCCACGACGCCGAACCGAACACCTGGTCGCGGAAGCGCTCTGGCTCACCACTCCAGGCTCAGTCGTGGTCGATCTCTGCTGCGGCTCAGGCGCTCTCGGCGTCGCCGTCCACGCCGGTCAACCCGGCATCTCCCTACATGCAGCGGATCTCGATCCCGTGGCCGTCGCCTGCGCCCGTCGCAACGTCGAACCCCTCGGCGGCCACGTCACCCAAGGCAACCTGTACGCCGCTCTGCCACCCGCGTTGCGCGGCCGGATCAACGTCCTGCTCTCGAACGTCCCGTACGTCCCCACCGACGAGATCCGTTTCCTCCCCACCGAGGCCCGCCTCCACGAACCCGTCACCACCTTGGACGGCGGCACCGACGGCCTCGCGATCCTCCGCCTGGTAGCAGCCGAAGCCGCCCACTGGCTGGCCCCGGGTGGCAGCATGCTCGCAGAAACCAGCGAAGCGCAGGCTCCCGTCGCAGCCGCGATCTTGCGCGCAGCCGGTTTGACACCTCGCATCACCACGTCGGACGAGCTCTACGCCACCACAGTCATCGGCACCAAGGAGTAGCCCCATGGAGATCCGACCGGCCACCACCGAGGACCTGGCCGGGGTGGTCGCCTCCAGCGCCGCTCTCTTCGCAGAAGACGCGGCGACGCGCGACCCACTCCGCAACGCCGGTTGGCCTGCTGCGCACGGCGCGCAATGGTGTGCCGAGCTGCTGGGCGATCCGCAGGCGTTGGTGCTGGTCGCGCAAGTGGAGGGCGAGGTCGCCGGCCACCTGATCGGAATCTTCAGCGAACCGTCAGACATGTGGCTCGGCAGCAAGGCCGAGCTGGTGAGCATGTACGTGCGGGGCGACGTCAGAGGTCAGGGCGTCGGCGGACAGCTGGTGGACGCGTTCGTCGAGTGGGCCAAGGGCCGTGGAGCGGCGCAGATGAACGTGACCGCGTACGCTGACAACGCGACCGCCCTGCGGTTGTACGAGAGCCGTCGATTCGCACCGAAGTCGGTAACACTGACCGTCGACCTTTGATCCGGTTGGGTGCGTCGTACCGCCTGATCGGGTAAATGGGTTGGCGGGCCGAGCTCGACGAGCTCGCCGCGGACGGTGGTGTTCGCTAGAAACTCGCCGCGATGGCTGAGCACATCCACGCGGCGGGCGGTGCGACCGGCGCAGCAGATGCCCTGGAGTCCTACCTCACCCAGAGCCGCTGAGCTGGTTCCACCGGCAGGAGTGCCCGCTGACCACTACCAACCTCGGACGGGTCGCGGCCGGGGTTGGTAGTTTGCGGCGCGTGGGCGACTTGTGGGTTCATGGCGTGGACGCGTTGGACGACGACGCTGCCGCTCGGCTGGCCGCGCGGCATCCGGACTGGCGCTTCACCGACGGAGACGCACCGCCGCCGGGTGCGGCGTATGACGTATTGGTCGGCGGCCGCCCCAGCCCGGAGTTGCTGGCGGCATCCAAACGGCTACACACGTTGGTGATCCCGTTCGCCGGAGTGCCTGCGACGACCTCGGAGCTGTTGCAGACTCACCCGCAGATGGCGGTCCGAACGGTTCACCACACGGCCGGTCCAACCGCTGAACTCGCGCTCGGCTTGGTACTGGCCGCAGCCCGAGCCCTGGTCCCGGCGGATCAGGCGATGCGGACCGGCGACTGGACACCACGGTTCGTACCACCCCAGCCGACGATGATCCTGGCCGGGCATCCGGCGGTCGTCGTCGGCTACGGCGAGATCGGCCGGCGGGTAGCGCGTTCGCTGGTTGCCCTCGACATGGAGGTCCATGCCATCCGCGGCAGCATCCCGTCCCCGTACGTTGACGGTGAGGTGCTCGTACATCCGGTCCAGGACTTCGCCGAGATTGCCGGTCGCGCGCGGGTCGTCGTACTGGCGGCGCCCGCAACGGCCCAGACATCTGGACTGCTCAGTGCTGAAGTGATCGCCGGCTTGCCGACGCCGAGTGTGGTGGTGAATGTCGCGCGGGCGACGCTCGTGGATGAGAAAGCGCTCTACGACCGTCTGCTGACCGGAGAGATCGCCGCCGGCCACGACGTCTGGTGGAACGAGGCGTCCACGGCCGATGCCGCCACCGGGATAGCAGCATCGGCCGAGCCCTTCCATCACCTGCCGAACGTTGTCCTCAGCCCCCATCGCGGTGGAGGCTTCAGCCTCCGAGAGGTGCGAGACCTTCGCCTTGCCGAGGTCGAGAAGGTGCTGATCACACTCGCCGGAGTACATGGAGCAGATAGTCGCGACGGTTGAGCGGATCGTTGTCGGTACGCGGTCGGCTGGGGATCGGACCAGTAACGGGTTGATAGCGCTCGAAGGACGACTCCAGCACGCCCTCGCCACGAGAGAGCGCGGGCAGCTGCTGCTCCAGCTGGTAGACGGCAGCCGCCGGAATCTCCCCTTCCAGCACTGACGTTTCAGAGCCCAACGCCGGTACCTGGGGAATCGCCCGGAGCCGAGCCAACGCAGCGAGTACGCCGCGCGCGGTGTCGGTCGGGATCTCCAACTGGAAGTGGTGCATCGGCTCGTGGACCGTCGTACCGGCCTGCTGTAGCGCCGTCATCAACACCAGCGGCGTGAGGTTGCGGAAGTCGCCCGCCGTGCTCGACATGCTCTTGTCGAAGACGGCATGCGCGTGACTCTGCCGCGCCGAGTAACCCGAGTGCGTCATCACCACCCGCGCGTCCGGGATCTGCCAGCCATGGATGCCTTGCTGCAGCGTCTCGTGCACGGTCTCCTCGACCGCCTTGATGAAGGCGTACGGCATCGAGCCGAGCTCGACCTCGAGACGGAAGCTGACTCCTTCGTTCACCGGCGCCGGCTCGACCCGCAGGCCGATGGTCGCGAGGAACGGGTTCGGATCCTGCTTGTTGAACTCGACCGCGGCCCCGATCCCGTCCAGCCGCTCGATGCAGATCGTCGTCGTCTCGCGGAACGTGACGTCGATCCCGAACTC
This region includes:
- a CDS encoding SDR family NAD(P)-dependent oxidoreductase; this translates as MSTSQHKIGSGFGHGTKADEVLEGIDLTGKLALVTGGYSGIGIETTRALAKAGAQVVVPARRPDAAQEALSDIPGVEVGELDLADLASVESFASGFLASGRSIDIQINNAAVMANPETRVGPGWESQFATNHLGHFALTNRLWPALAADGGARVVALSSSGHRRSDIRWDDPQFTQGYEKWAAYGQAKTANSLFAIQLDALGKDSGVRAFAVHPGGILTPLQRHLQREEMVGFGWIDEEGNPARPDVFKTPEGGASTSVWAATSPQLDGQGGVFCEDCEIAELSTDDAPGVRPYAVDPASAARLWTLSAELTGVNAFK
- a CDS encoding putative protein N(5)-glutamine methyltransferase, producing the protein MAAARDDAELAHLVEQRVAGLPIEHIVGYADFCGLRILVDPGVFVPRRRTEHLVAEALWLTTPGSVVVDLCCGSGALGVAVHAGQPGISLHAADLDPVAVACARRNVEPLGGHVTQGNLYAALPPALRGRINVLLSNVPYVPTDEIRFLPTEARLHEPVTTLDGGTDGLAILRLVAAEAAHWLAPGGSMLAETSEAQAPVAAAILRAAGLTPRITTSDELYATTVIGTKE
- a CDS encoding GNAT family N-acetyltransferase; translation: MEIRPATTEDLAGVVASSAALFAEDAATRDPLRNAGWPAAHGAQWCAELLGDPQALVLVAQVEGEVAGHLIGIFSEPSDMWLGSKAELVSMYVRGDVRGQGVGGQLVDAFVEWAKGRGAAQMNVTAYADNATALRLYESRRFAPKSVTLTVDL
- a CDS encoding NAD(P)-dependent oxidoreductase; its protein translation is MGDLWVHGVDALDDDAAARLAARHPDWRFTDGDAPPPGAAYDVLVGGRPSPELLAASKRLHTLVIPFAGVPATTSELLQTHPQMAVRTVHHTAGPTAELALGLVLAAARALVPADQAMRTGDWTPRFVPPQPTMILAGHPAVVVGYGEIGRRVARSLVALDMEVHAIRGSIPSPYVDGEVLVHPVQDFAEIAGRARVVVLAAPATAQTSGLLSAEVIAGLPTPSVVVNVARATLVDEKALYDRLLTGEIAAGHDVWWNEASTADAATGIAASAEPFHHLPNVVLSPHRGGGFSLREVRDLRLAEVEKVLITLAGVHGADSRDG